The proteins below come from a single Benincasa hispida cultivar B227 chromosome 4, ASM972705v1, whole genome shotgun sequence genomic window:
- the LOC120075591 gene encoding G-type lectin S-receptor-like serine/threonine-protein kinase At1g34300, whose amino-acid sequence MNFHTHLFRCSIAFALVLLAFAVSLSEAAITLGSSLRVSDSNQAWNSSDGSFSLSFLPLDSSGSSSFIAGIVFTGGVPTIWSAGGGAVVDTSGALHFQSDGNLRLVSGSGAVVWESNTTGRGVSSAVLEDSGNLVLLNSSSQPVWSSFDHPTDTIVPSQNFTVGMVLRSGQYAFNLLDVGNITLTWNGNGPNDNVIYWNHGLNTSINGTLNSPSLRLDPIGMLAVFDTKIPAGSFVAYSNDYADNGGVETFRFLRLQRDGNLGIHSVVRGSGSETMGWEAVPDRCQIFGFCGELSICSYNDTSPICSCPSANFEPVDPNDWKKGCKRKLDLGNCSSGINMLSLQNTKLLQYPWNFPGLQSFSMQISGCQSNCRQSDACNASTALSDGSGFCYYVMSGFIRGYQSAALPSTSFLKVCGQVLPNQPESSDVSRPGGKNVKAWVLAVVVLVTLFAMIAFEAGLWWWCCRNTPNFGGMSSQYTLLEYASGAPVQFSYKELHRVTNGFKEKLGAGGFGAVYKGVLTNRTVVAVKQLEGIEQGEKQFRMEVATISSTHHLNLVRLVGFCSEGRHRLLVYELMKNGSLDSLLFKGEEGQSGKFLSWEDRFKIAVGTAKGITYLHEECRDCIIHCDIKPENILLDEHLNAKVSDFGLAKLINMKDHRYRTLTSVRGTRGYLAPEWLANLPLTSKSDVFSYGMVLLEIVSGRRNFDVSAETNHKRFSLWAYEEFEKGNLIEIVDKRLVDQEIDMEQVNRVLQVSFWCIQEQPSQRPMMGKVVQMIEGVIDIERPPAPKVTSMVSATGTSTYISSNLSNFSTTPTAETPATPASFSSSLAAVDFTPGGSNSEKTSSSLLQSRYD is encoded by the coding sequence ATGAACTTCCATACCCATTTGTTTCGTTGCTCTATTGCTTTTGCTTTGGTTCTTCTTGCTTTTGCAGTGTCTTTATCGGAGGCTGCTATAACTCTAGGTTCGTCTTTGAGAGTTTCGGATTCCAATCAGGCGTGGAATTCGTCTGATGGATCTTTCTCTTTGAGTTTCCTTCCACTGGATTCTTCCGGTTCTTCGTCTTTTATCGCCGGCATAGTCTTCACTGGTGGCGTTCCTACTATCTGGTCCGCTGGTGGCGGCGCTGTGGTGGATACTTCTGGTGCTCTTCACTTTCAATCTGACGGTAATCTTCGTCTTGTCAGTGGCTCTGGTGCCGTCGTTTGGGAATCTAATACCACTGGCCGTGGCGTCTCCTCCGCTGTGCTCGAGGATTCCGGCAACCTCGTCCTTCTAAATAGTAGCTCCCAGCCGGTCTGGTCTTCGTTCGATCACCCGACCGATACGATTGTTCCATCGCAGAATTTCACAGTGGGGATGGTCCTGCGGTCTGGTCAGTATGCTTTTAACCTACTTGATGTTGGGAATATAACTCTGACTTGGAATGGAAATGGACCGAATGACAATGTTATTTATTGGAATCACGGATTAAATACATCAATCAATGGAACTTTGAATTCTCCTAGTTTACGATTAGATCCTATTGGAATGTTGGCTGTTTTTGATACCAAAATACCGGCTGGTTCATTTGTGGCTTATAGCAATGATTATGCAGATAATGGTGGGGTTGAAACTTTTAGGTTTCTAAGGTTGCAAAGAGATGGAAATTTAGGGATTCATAGTGTTGTTAGAGGCAGTGGGTCTGAAACAATGGGATGGGAAGCTGTTCCAGATAGATGTCAGATATTTGGGTTCTGTGGGGAACTTAGTATCTGTAGTTATAATGATACAAGTCCAATCTGTAGTTGCCCATCTGCAAACTTTGAACCAGTTGATCCAAATGATTGGAAGAAAGGGTGTAAGAGGAAGTTGGATCTTGGAAACTGTTCCAGCGGCATTAATATGTTGTCGTTGCAAAATACAAAACTTTTACAATATCCATGGAATTTCCCAGGCTTACAGTCTTTCTCGATGCAGATATCGGGGTGTCAATCGAATTGTCGACAAAGTGATGCCTGTAATGCCTCCACTGCACTATCAGATGGGAGTGGGTTTTGTTATTACGTGATGTCAGGTTTTATTAGGGGATATCAAAGTGCTGCATTGCCAAGCACTTCATTTCTCAAGGTCTGTGGACAAGTGCTCCCAAACCAACCGGAATCTTCCGATGTTTCGAGGCCGGGTGGTAAGAATGTGAAGGCTTGGGTTTTGGCAGTTGTGGTTTTGGTTACCCTTTTTGCTATGATTGCTTTTGAGGCTGGTTTATGGTGGTGGTGTTGCAGAAACACCCCCAATTTTGGAGGGATGTCCAGCCAATATACTCTTCTTGAGTATGCTTCTGGTGCTCCAGTCCAGTTCTCATATAAAGAACTCCATCGTGTGACGAACGGTTTCAAGGAAAAGCTTGGAGCTGGTGGATTTGGTGCTGTTTATAAAGGGGTTCTCACTAATAGGACAGTTGTTGCAGTGAAGCAACTTGAGGGAATTGAGCAGGGAGAGAAGCAATTTAGGATGGAGGTAGCAACTATAAGTAGCACACATCATTTGAATCTGGTGAGATTGGTTGGTTTTTGCTCGGAAGGACGCCATAGGCTGTTAGTATATGAGCTCATGAAAAACGGCTCTCTCGATAGTTTGCTATTCAAGGGAGAAGAAGGGCAATCGGGGAAGTTCCTTAGCTGGGAAGATCGTTTCAAAATTGCTGTTGGCACTGCCAAGGGGATCACATACCTTCACGAGGAGTGCCGTGATTGCATCATTCATTGTGATATAAAGCCAGAGAACATACTCTTAGATGAGCATTTAAATGCTAAAGTCTCAGATTTTGGCCTGGCAAAGCTCATTAATATGAAAGACCACAGATATCGAACCTTGACTAGCGTAAGAGGGACAAGGGGATATTTGGCACCTGAATGGCTAGCAAATCTACCACTGACTTCAAAATCTGATGTTTTCAGCTACGGTATGGTTCTTTTAGAGATCGTGAGTGGACGAAGGAATTTCGACGTTTCTGCAGAAACAAATCACAAGAGGTTCTCTTTGTGGGCTTATGAAGAGTTTGAAAAGGGGAATCTCATAGAAATTGTTGACAAAAGGCTGGTGGATCAAGAGATTGATATGGAGCAAGTGAACAGGGTGCTTCAAGTGAGCTTTTGGTGCATCCAGGAGCAACCGTCTCAGAGGCCAATGATGGGAAAAGTCGTGCAGATGATCGAAGGAGTCATCGACATCGAGAGGCCTCCTGCACCAAAAGTAACATCCATGGTTTCTGCAACTGGAACAAGCACTTATATCAGCAGCAATTTGAGCAATTTCTCCACCACACCAACAGCCGAAACACCTGCTACACCGGCCTCATTTTCGTCGTCTCTTGCTGCAGTAGATTTCACTCCTGGTGGCAGCAATAGTGAGAAAACAAGTTCATCTCTTCTGCAATCAAGGTACGACTAA